In Myxococcales bacterium, the genomic window GATCTTTCCTGGACCCGGCGCGGCGAGCGGATCGGCCGCTTTCTGACCGAACTCGCCTCGCCTCGCCCCGGATAAACGATGCCCAGTCCAACGCTGTCCGCCGCCGGCCGCTTCCTGCGCACCTATCCGCTGACGATCGTCGCGTTCGCGGGCGGCATCGCGGGGCTGGCGTGGTTTCCACGCTGGCTGGCCGACGACGCGTTCATTCTTTTTCGCTATGCCGACAATCTGGCGCGCCACGGCCAACTGACCTTCAATCCCGGCCAGACGCCGGTCGAAGGTTATACGGGCATCCTGTATCCGCTGCTGCTGGCCGCGTTGCGCCTGCCGGGAATTCCGGCGGATGTCGCCGGACCGTGGCTGCTCCCGCTGTCGACCTTGGGCGGCGCGCTTTTCCTGGTCTGGATTTTCAATCTTTTGACCGCCGGCGAAATCGTTCGCGGCGGGTGCGTTTTACTCTATTTTTCCTACCCGCTCATTTACCTGCACAGCGCCAGCGGCATGGAAACGATGCTCTTCACGACCGCGATGCTCGCCGCGATCTATTCGTTTCTGCGTTTGTTCTCCGATCGCGGGAAATTCCGCCATCGCGAAGCGTATTTTGCCGCGGCCTTGCTGATTCTCGGGCTGGCCCGGCCGGAGGGAGTGGCGTTCGCCGCCTTCCTGTTTTGCGCCGCGCTCGCGACTTACCGGAAACTGGGCCGCGCGACCCAACCGTTGTGGAAGCGGGTGCTGCTGTTTTTCATCCTGCCCGGGGCGGCCTATTTCGTCTGGCGGTTTTCCTATTACGGCCACCTGCTGCCGAACACCTTTTACGCGAAGCGGCACGCGGCGGGCTGGAACCCGGCGGTCTGGTTGAATCTGCAATCCTTCTTTTTCGAATTTCTCTTCCTGCCGGCCGGCGGCATTCTCCTGGGTGCGGCGTTCCTGATCGCCGGCCGGCAATCACGTCCAGAAACGCCCGTCGCATCAAGGGAATCCGGGCTTTCCCTCGCGGCGGCCGCCGCGGCCATGCTGCTGTTCGCCGCAACGCTGATCCTGACCTATGCGCGCGCCGAACTCTGGATGAATTTTTTCTTTCGTTTCTGGATGCCGCTGCTGCCGCCGGTGATCGCCCTGCTGGGCGTCACGCTCGGCCGGGCCTTTTCAGGGCTCGGCAGGTCGCCCGAGCGCGCTTCAATCCGCCGCTTTTTATTGCCGGCCTTCGCCGCGGTGATCCTCGGCGGGCAACTGGTTCTGAATCTTCAGGCCTTTCCCGTCGAAGTTCGCTATGCCAGGGATTACGCACTGCTGCACGAGGAAGAGCATCGGCCGGCCGGCCGGTATCTGCGCGACCAATTGCGGCCCGATCAGACCGTGGCCGTGTTCATCGACGCCGGGCGGATCCCTTATTACGCCGACCGGCCCGCGATTGACTTCGGCGGCCTGAACGACCCGTTCCTGCCGTTTTCGCCGCGCGATGCGCAAACGCTCCGCGAGTACTTCTTTCGCCGACAGCCGGCGGCCGTGGCGGCCACCAGTTTCGCCTGGGATCACCTGGCCGGACTGGCGGAATTCATGCCCATCGCCGCGGACGCGCGTTTTCAGAGCTATCGCCTGGTGGAAAAATTTCGCAGCCGGTCGCCGATCACCTGGTATCTGTTCATCTATCGGCGCGAGGAACCGGTCGAATAGCCGGGATTATTTCTTTTTCGTATACAACACTAACCGCTGGCCGGGCTTGAGCGATTCGGAATGCAGACCGTTCCAGCGCTTGATGTCCTTGACGTTCAGCCCGTGCCGGTGCGCAATGCTCCACAGGTTGTCGCCCGAACGCACCCGGTAGCTGATCCGCGAACCGGAACCGGCCTGCTTTTTCCCGACCTTGGCCGTCATCGCCGCGGATTTTGCCGCGTCGGCCCCCGCCTCTGCGTTCAGTTGAGCGGGTTGTTCGTCTTTCGTCGCCTGCGGAGTCACGTCAAAAGTGACGGTCATCAAGCTGGCGATTCGCCGGCCGGAATTATCGGTGGTGATCGCCATTTGCCGCCGAATCATCGGCGCGGCGAATCCCTTGGGCGCCCAGTTGGCTTGCGCCAGGATGACCGGCGTCGAGGGCGGGAAGCGGCGCGCCGGGAGGCTCAGCGGCCCCGGAACTCGCGAGACGCCGCCACGGCAGGCGACGCGATAGGAGCGGCCGGCGCGGATGCTGTTGGAGCGCAAGCCGTTCGCCCGCTTCAACGCGGCCACGGAGGTGTGGTACCGCCGGGCGATTCCACCCAGGGTGTCGCCTTTACGGGCGCGATGATAGGTGTAGAAAGTCGGCGGCTTGACCTTACCGGCCGCCAAGAGGATCGGATAAGCCCGCCGGCCCAATTCCTGGGCGCGCGGATTGTAGAAACGGACGTGATAATGCGTCGCATGCCCCCGGGCATGCCGGACGATCGACTGTCGACTGCCGTTGGGGTACTGGAAGATCGTCGCCAGCCAGGCGGGATCCTCGCCGATGGAAAGCGCGTACTCGTAAAGCTCGCGTTGGATTCGCGAGTCGAGCAGAATGATTTCGATATCCGCATGCACCACGAAGGCGCGGACCAGGGCCCAGTTGCGCGGCAGGTCGAAGGTGCCGTGGTTGCCGGGCGTATACCAGGGCGAACCGTCGGTGAAGTAGAAACCGACATCCGCGTCACGACCCGCCTGGTGACTGACGTGGCGATTGAGCCGGCCGCCGTCCTCGTCGCTGATGTCGCCGAGGTTCAGCGGCGGGGTATTGGGAAACGCCTCGTTGACCGTGGTGATCGCCGTGCGTAAGCCATCGATTGTTTCCTGGGTGCCCCAGGTTTCCCGCGGATTGACGATGCGCCACCGCGGGTCTTCCGGCATTTGCATTCCGCCCATCAAAGCGCCGCTGTTGGTGAAACCGATCGACATGGCTCCCAGAGCCGTCGGGTTTTCCTGCAACAGTTTTTGGAAATCAGCGTCGCTTATATCGGCGAAAGGCAATTCGGTTGGAGAAAGCAGGGAATAGGGAGATGGATTCGTGGATTGGAGACCGTCGGCGATGACTCCATCTTCGCCTTCGTCGCTGGCGGCATCCCCTTCTTCGTCGTTAATGGCCAGCGGAATCGTCTCTACGGTTGTCGCCTGATCGATGACGGGGGGAGTATCCCCGGCATCCTCATCACCGTCTTCCTGACCGTCGTCCTGGTCGCTCTCATCGGGTTCCATCGCCAGGGCGGTCGAAACGAACACCAGCGTCACCAGGAAAATACTTAGATACCACCACCAGTGTTTCCGGGTCATTCTTACCTCCGGGGGGTCGATCCGGTCGACCGGGCTCCTCCCCTTTCCCAATGCCTCCAGAAAAATTTGATCGAATATAGCATTTTTAATGCGGCAATTGCAAAGAGACTTTTTCTTCAATGATTCTGAGAAGTTGAATTAGATAAAGGCGATTTTCCGGGTAAAATTGGCACTATCCCTGGTCCAAAACTTCCCGCACCTTGTAGGTCAGGGTTTCGATCGTGAAAGGCTTGGCGATGAAGTGGGTCTTTTCGTCCAACACCCCGTGATGACCCAGGATATCCTCGGTATATCCGGACATATAGAGGATTTTAAATCCTTTTCGCAGAGTGGAAAGCTTTTCGATCAATTGTTTACCGTTCATCTGCGGCATGATGACATCGGTTAAAACCAGATCGAGCCGCCCGTCGTACTTTTCCAAGACCTCCAAGGCCACTTTCCCGTCCTCGGCCTCGAGAACCCGATAGCCCTGCCGCTCCAGAATCCGGCAGGCCAATTGACGGACCATCGGTTCGTCCTCGGCGACCAGGATGGTTTCCGACCCGCCTGGCAGAACTTCAACCTCCTGCTTGACCGGCATCGGCTCGACCGCCGAAACCCGCGGTAGATAGATGCGGAAGGTGGTGCCGATGCCAAGCCGGGATTCCACTTCGATAAAGCCGTTGTTCTGCTGAATGATCCCGTAAACCGTTGACAAACCCAGTCCGGTGCCCTTTCCCACCTCCTTGGTGGTGAAAAACGGCTCGAAAATATGCTTCAGTTCCTCTTCTGCCATCCCGACGCCCGTATCGGTGATGGAAATCCGGGCATAGGAACCCGGCAGACGATCCTGACTGTCCTCGCAATCGCTTTCGGTCAGCACCACCGGGTCGATCCGGATCATGACCATGCCGCCGTCCGGCATGGCATCGCGCGCGTTGACGACCAGATTGACCAATACCTGCTCCATCTGGCCGACATCCAAATGCACGAAGCACTCCTCGGTGACGGGCTGGATCATCAGATCGATGTGTTCGCCGATCAAGCGTTTCAACATCTTGGTCGAGTCGCCGATGATGGTATTGAGATTGACCGATTGCGGTTTGATCATCTGCCGGCGGCTGAAAGCAAGAAGCTGTTGGGTGATGTTGGACGCCCTTTCGGCGGCCCGGCGGATCTCACCGGCGGTTTCCCGCATCGTCTTGGGGTCGAAATCCGGGTCCGTCAACAGGTCGGCATAGCCCAGGATGCCGGTCAGAATATTGTTGAAATCGTGGGCGACGCCGCCGGCCAGCCGGCCGATGGATTCCAGTTTTTGCGCCTGTTGCAATTGTTCCTGCAGCCGCTCCTTTTCTTCCTCGGCCTGCAGTTTCCCCGTGATGTCATGGCCGACCATATGGATGGCCGGCCGGCCCTGATAATCGGTCGGGATCATCGACAATTCGACCACGATTTCCTCGCCGTTCAGGCGCGTCAGACGAACCTGAAGGGAATCGAGGCTGGTCGCATTGTTTTTCAAGGTCTTCAGAACATTGACGATGCGACCGCGCTGTGTTTCCTGAATGTAATCGGCGAAAGCCCGGCCGATGAACCGCGTCGGGTTGTCGTCACCCAGCAGGCGGGCGCCGGTGCGGTTGATGAAGGCGATTTGTTCCTCATGCAGCACGACCACGAGGCTGGGCGCGCTTTCCACCAACAGCCGGTACCGCTCCTCGCTCGCGGCCAAGGCGGCTTCCGCTTTGCGGCGGTCGGCGATTTCGCGGTTGAGCTGCTCGTTTCATTTGCTGATCTGGGCGTTCAATTCCTCCAGCGAATCATTGGACGCGACGAGCAAATTCACCAGACGTTTCAACTCTTCTTCGGCTTTTTTACGCTGGCTGATATCGCGCACGATGGAGAGAATCACCGTTTTTTGCTGATATTCGATTTGCCGGTTGTTGATCTCCACCGGCACCGGGTTGCCGTCCGCCCGGATCAGCGTGGCTTCGAAAACCTGCTGACCCTGAAGCTCCATTTCCTGCATGTGATGGGCGATGTCCGGCTGGCATTCCGGGGAGCCCAGTTCGGCCATGGTCTTGACCCACAGTTCCTGGCGGGAAAAGCCGAGCAACGTGCAGGCCGTTTCGTTGACGGCCAGGAAGGGCTGGTTGACGCCGTGGATGAAAAAGGCGTCGGCGGCGCTTTCGAACAGCATGCGATACCGCGATTCCGATTCGGCCAGCGCCAGCTCCGCGCGCTTGCGCGAAGTGATGTCCAGGTAAACGCCGATAATGCCTTGAATGTCTCCTTGGGGTCCGACCAGCGTCGAGCGGCTGAGCAAGACTTCCCTAGTGGCGCCGCTGGCCACCACCAGGGTGGTTTCCGTCATTTCCACACCGGGGTGAGCCAGCAATTCCTCGTCTTGTTCTCGCAGGGTTTCGGCTTGTTCCAAAGTGAATAATTCGAAGTCGGTCTTGCCGATGATTTCTTCGCGGGTCGCGTTGAGATGGCGGAAAAACGCGTCGTTGACGATGACGTAACGTCCTTCGGCGTTTTTATAAAAAACCGGATTCGGCAGGGCGTCGAAGACGTTTTGCAGAAACCGGATCTGATCTTCCTTCTCCTGCTGCCTTTGTCGCAAATCGCCAATGTTCTTGAATTGACCGATGACCCCGATGATGTTGCCGCCCGTACCGCGCAAGGGGAAAAAAGTCGCCCGGTAGGGAATTGCGCCGGTTCGCGGGTCCGGGAGGTCGTAATCGCGCTCGAGGTGGCTTTCGCCCATCAGCACCCGATGGACCGGACACTCATGCCAATCGCAATGCGAACAAGGAAAAATCTCGTGGCATGACTTTCCGACGATGTTTTCCTCCGTTTGGCCGGCGATCTGACAAAATTGTTTGTTCACCCGAATGATCCGCAACTGCCGGTCGATGATGCTCAAGCCATCGGCGGTGTTTTGCATGATTTGATCGAGGGCGCCTTCGGCGCGGGCGGTCGCTTCCTGAGCGGAAAATTGCGCCACTTGTTCGCGACGATTGTAGCGAATAATCAGGAAAAGAATAATGACACCCGCGATCCAAACCAACAAATGGGCGATCGCGGACTGTTGCAGATTGAACCGATGAATTACCGTCAACGACGACATGTTCAGCGAAACGCTGACCGCGCCGGCGATCTGCGATGAGCCAGATCCCAGATGTTCATGGCAACGCCGGCAACTTTCGCCCGCCGGCATCGGACGAACCATGCGGAAAAAGGGCGTCCCGTTGAGATCCACTTGTTCGGCCACTTCCGCCGCGCCGCCCGCCAGGCGATGCAAGGCATTCGTTTCCCATTCGTCGGCCTGATTGACCGGATTGATCGGATTGAGCGCCACCAGATGCACCCCGGCCGCGCCGGCTCGCGGCTTCTCCTGCCAGACAATCCGCATCATGTATTCCGGATTGATCAAAGTCAGGGTCTGGCCATCGGTGGTAGTCAGATCGCGATCGTCGACATGAAGAAACGGGTTGGGACTCGGGGAGCCTTTTCCTTCCAGGGCGTAAACCCCGCCGACGCCGGCGCTCCAGGCATGGTAGGCCAGATCGCGTTCGGAAGCGGCGACCGCTTCATTGTAGGCGATCTCCCGGCAATCGGCCTTTTCGGCCCACAGTCGCAACAAACCGGACAGCACCAGAATCAACGTCCATCCCAGAATGAGATAGAAGAACGTCGACTTGGAAAAGGTCCCGATTTTCTGTTGCGTCACTCCAAATCCCTTATTTTCGTTTTGACCTCATAACGCCGTTGGAAAAGTAGCAAATTCCGTGGTTTTCAGAGGCAATCACATGCGGAGTTTGGTTTTCCCCCTTCCATGGTGTTAATCTGATCGACACCTCAGCGATAAAAGATAAGCGAAAAAATACTCAACAACGTGAAATATCAAGAAATTCCAACAGCCTTATTCATCGCGCCCCGGAAGTGGTTTTCATGCTTTGACTTGCCGCAAAGGGAAGTGTACTTTCACTGACACGGAGAACTCTGCAACCGGAGAACAAATGACTCAAATGGACTGGATCGGCGTCGGCATCCTTGCGGGTTCATTGGCTCTTTTGGGGATTTTCCTGCGTTTTCGCTTCATTCGGCAGCATCCGGTCCTGCTGGTCAGTTTTATCGGCAACCCCGGTCTGGTCGGCGTTCTGGCCGCTTTTGCCTTCTGGTACCGCGACAATCCGACCTGGGGCACTCCGCTCTGGATCGGCGCCATGTTGCTGACCGTTCCGACGGCGTTGACGGTCATGATCGTGGCGCCAAAGGCTTATTTCAAGCAAATTCAAGCCGAAATCGACAAAATGCCGCCTTCGGAAGCCGCTGAAAGCGCCGCACCGGATAAAAAGTAGCGTCATTTCCCGGAATTGAGCCAAAATTTCGACGAATGATTGCCTGCGGGGCGATTATTTCATTCCCGGCGATAGATTTCGGCCAGCAGTTGTTTGGCTCCTTTGACCACCTCGTGTTCCGGGGGACCGCCGGCGATGATTTCCTGTAGGAGATCGACGGCGCGTTTTTTATCGCCGAGACGAACATAAAGGCGGGCTGCGTTGGCCTTGGCAAAAAGCGCTTCCTCGCTTTGCGGGTACTCCTGAACGATCGACAAGTATTCCCGCAGGGCCGGGGTAAAATCTTCC contains:
- a CDS encoding response regulator, giving the protein MAASEERYRLLVESAPSLVVVLHEEQIAFINRTGARLLGDDNPTRFIGRAFADYIQETQRGRIVNVLKTLKNNATSLDSLQVRLTRLNGEEIVVELSMIPTDYQGRPAIHMVGHDITGKLQAEEEKERLQEQLQQAQKLESIGRLAGGVAHDFNNILTGILGYADLLTDPDFDPKTMRETAGEIRRAAERASNITQQLLAFSRRQMIKPQSVNLNTIIGDSTKMLKRLIGEHIDLMIQPVTEECFVHLDVGQMEQVLVNLVVNARDAMPDGGMVMIRIDPVVLTESDCEDSQDRLPGSYARISITDTGVGMAEEELKHIFEPFFTTKEVGKGTGLGLSTVYGIIQQNNGFIEVESRLGIGTTFRIYLPRVSAVEPMPVKQEVEVLPGGSETILVAEDEPMVRQLACRILERQGYRVLEAEDGKVALEVLEKYDGRLDLVLTDVIMPQMNGKQLIEKLSTLRKGFKILYMSGYTEDILGHHGVLDEKTHFIAKPFTIETLTYKVREVLDQG
- a CDS encoding PAS domain S-box protein, producing MTQQKIGTFSKSTFFYLILGWTLILVLSGLLRLWAEKADCREIAYNEAVAASERDLAYHAWSAGVGGVYALEGKGSPSPNPFLHVDDRDLTTTDGQTLTLINPEYMMRIVWQEKPRAGAAGVHLVALNPINPVNQADEWETNALHRLAGGAAEVAEQVDLNGTPFFRMVRPMPAGESCRRCHEHLGSGSSQIAGAVSVSLNMSSLTVIHRFNLQQSAIAHLLVWIAGVIILFLIIRYNRREQVAQFSAQEATARAEGALDQIMQNTADGLSIIDRQLRIIRVNKQFCQIAGQTEENIVGKSCHEIFPCSHCDWHECPVHRVLMGESHLERDYDLPDPRTGAIPYRATFFPLRGTGGNIIGVIGQFKNIGDLRQRQQEKEDQIRFLQNVFDALPNPVFYKNAEGRYVIVNDAFFRHLNATREEIIGKTDFELFTLEQAETLREQDEELLAHPGVEMTETTLVVASGATREVLLSRSTLVGPQGDIQGIIGVYLDITSRKRAELALAESESRYRMLFESAADAFFIHGVNQPFLAVNETACTLLGFSRQELWVKTMAELGSPECQPDIAHHMQEMELQGQQVFEATLIRADGNPVPVEINNRQIEYQQKTVILSIVRDISQRKKAEEELKRLVNLLVASNDSLEELNAQISK
- a CDS encoding LysM peptidoglycan-binding domain-containing protein; amino-acid sequence: MTRKHWWWYLSIFLVTLVFVSTALAMEPDESDQDDGQEDGDEDAGDTPPVIDQATTVETIPLAINDEEGDAASDEGEDGVIADGLQSTNPSPYSLLSPTELPFADISDADFQKLLQENPTALGAMSIGFTNSGALMGGMQMPEDPRWRIVNPRETWGTQETIDGLRTAITTVNEAFPNTPPLNLGDISDEDGGRLNRHVSHQAGRDADVGFYFTDGSPWYTPGNHGTFDLPRNWALVRAFVVHADIEIILLDSRIQRELYEYALSIGEDPAWLATIFQYPNGSRQSIVRHARGHATHYHVRFYNPRAQELGRRAYPILLAAGKVKPPTFYTYHRARKGDTLGGIARRYHTSVAALKRANGLRSNSIRAGRSYRVACRGGVSRVPGPLSLPARRFPPSTPVILAQANWAPKGFAAPMIRRQMAITTDNSGRRIASLMTVTFDVTPQATKDEQPAQLNAEAGADAAKSAAMTAKVGKKQAGSGSRISYRVRSGDNLWSIAHRHGLNVKDIKRWNGLHSESLKPGQRLVLYTKKK